TGGTCCAAGGCAAGGTATTACGGAAGACGGCTTCTGTAATTGCAGCCATTAATGCTGCCGTAGGTGCCGGTAAGGATTGGCTGGGATCCATTCCTTCATGCGGCATAACTCCCGCTATTCCATACACGTCAAATAAAAGCTGCATAACCGGTGGAATCACCAACGAAGAGATAACAACCCCAACGAGTAACATCACTTGTTGCTTCCAGGGCGTTGCACCAACCAATTGGCCGACTTTTAAATCCTGCGTATTATCATTTGCAATTGCAGCAATTCCTGTCACTACTGATCCAATTATTATAGTAATCGCCTCAGCCGCTCTAATTTGATTGTTTGTCAGAGGTAAAGGGAAGAAATGGTTCATCGCTGTTAATAATATCCAGGCTGCAAATAACATCCCTGCAATAACGACAGAACTCCCAGGACTTGCAGTAACACCCACCATTCCTGAAAAATAACCTGTTATCACTGAAAACAAAAATCCAATAATCAAGATATATAGAACAGCTCCAAAAACTAAACTTGGGGCAAAATTACCATCGAGTCCGACTTCTTCTAATGGAAAAATAAATTGAAAGAACAAAAATAGTATTGCCGCCATGATTAACACGCCAATGACGATAAATGGCATAGGTATATCTTTATCAGTGCGCGGCAATTGAGCATCCAAATGACTTTTTGCCATAAAAGCACGAAACGAAACTTGCATACTTTTTATTAGAGGTTTTATTAATTTTAAAAAAGTCCAGGTTCCGGCAAAAAGCATAGCACCTATACCCAAATACCGCATTTCACTATTCCATAAAAATCCAGCAGCTTGATCCGCAGGATATTGTTCAATGAATTGAGGGTAAAATTGACTAACAATGGGCATAGCGATTAACCAGGAAATGATGGCACCTAAAAATATGCTTATAGCCATCTCATGCCCTACTAAATAACCAGCACCTATCATCGTTGCTGAAAACCCCGCCCCAAATCCAAATAAAGAGCGATTGGCAACAAACCAATAACTCCAACTGTTTGCAACAACTTTAAATCCAGTTTGTAAAAGCTCAAGAAGCCCACCTACTGCACCACCTAAGAAAATATCGCGTATTCCTGCTTTTTCTGCAGAAGACTTTAGCACTTCAGCAATTGCACGTCCTTCAGGGAATTTTAAGGCAGGCTCATTCACCAAGACTCGACGCAAAGGAATAGAAAATAATACTCCCAAAATTCCACCCGTTGCTGCGATGAAAAAATTGGTTAGATAATCAAAGCCATCCCAGTATTGGATGATAATTAAAGCCGGAATGGTATAGACAATTCCTCCAGCAACGGCTTCACCCGCAGAAGCCGCGGTTTGTACCGCATTATTTTCAAGAATGGTAGCATCTTTAAAGAATCGCAGAATCCCCATAGAAATAATGGCTGCAGGAATTGATGCAGAAGTTAAAATACCTAATTTTAATGCCAAATAAGCATTGGATAATGCCAATAACACAGTAA
The nucleotide sequence above comes from Legionella hackeliae. Encoded proteins:
- a CDS encoding OPT family oligopeptide transporter — protein: MSKTIPFITADKKVAELTVRVVVLAIILTVLLALSNAYLALKLGILTSASIPAAIISMGILRFFKDATILENNAVQTAASAGEAVAGGIVYTIPALIIIQYWDGFDYLTNFFIAATGGILGVLFSIPLRRVLVNEPALKFPEGRAIAEVLKSSAEKAGIRDIFLGGAVGGLLELLQTGFKVVANSWSYWFVANRSLFGFGAGFSATMIGAGYLVGHEMAISIFLGAIISWLIAMPIVSQFYPQFIEQYPADQAAGFLWNSEMRYLGIGAMLFAGTWTFLKLIKPLIKSMQVSFRAFMAKSHLDAQLPRTDKDIPMPFIVIGVLIMAAILFLFFQFIFPLEEVGLDGNFAPSLVFGAVLYILIIGFLFSVITGYFSGMVGVTASPGSSVVIAGMLFAAWILLTAMNHFFPLPLTNNQIRAAEAITIIIGSVVTGIAAIANDNTQDLKVGQLVGATPWKQQVMLLVGVVISSLVIPPVMQLLFDVYGIAGVMPHEGMDPSQSLPAPTAALMAAITEAVFRNTLPWTMMFIGAGIILAIIVFNRVFKLTRVVRLSILGVAIGMYLPLASSFPLFLGGMIAMVVQWRLNKRSLEADEQRQRKQKGVLIACGLVAGSALVDVILAIPFSIFHTPDALTLVGRDWHTYGIVLGVLSTLILAGWIGHRVCGKV